Proteins from a genomic interval of Ferrimicrobium sp.:
- a CDS encoding NlpC/P60 family protein — MLGAAVGYPTLLTARAYGGTLQSDQNRAKAIAGRINFLDNQVQVYAEEYDQAQTQLGQLRTTMTDTQQAITREQRRVSVLHSEVVAEADTLFMQGGTGTNVTTLLQASPNSAALIQEDINTATGAQEEALANYDTAQQVLNQQYHQLHAEGQQVEATVALIAANRSKAQNAQSQAVDALNQVNQQIQQLVYQEQQAVVKQREAQAAAQLAIQQAQAQQPSTAQTPSSQASPQPSGPTPGTASATSIMAQAAQEALQIVNAHDTTYVWGGAGEWSNGLQDFDCSGLVMYIYAKLGVDFPHSAADQASDTTPISYSQLQPGDLVFYDTEGATSIDHVAIYVGNGQVVEATNPGRAVSLDPITWSGTPVQYGTINS; from the coding sequence ATGCTTGGGGCTGCAGTCGGCTATCCAACGCTACTCACCGCTCGGGCGTATGGTGGGACACTACAAAGCGACCAAAACCGAGCAAAGGCGATCGCCGGCAGAATTAATTTCCTTGACAACCAGGTCCAAGTCTACGCAGAGGAGTACGACCAGGCGCAGACACAGCTCGGACAGCTACGCACTACGATGACCGACACACAGCAAGCAATCACACGAGAACAACGTCGCGTCTCGGTCTTGCATTCAGAGGTGGTCGCTGAAGCGGATACGTTGTTTATGCAGGGTGGTACGGGCACGAACGTCACAACCTTGCTCCAAGCCAGTCCAAACTCAGCCGCGCTCATTCAGGAAGACATCAATACGGCCACCGGTGCCCAAGAGGAAGCGCTAGCAAACTATGACACTGCACAACAGGTTCTCAACCAACAGTACCATCAGCTGCACGCCGAAGGCCAACAGGTAGAAGCTACCGTCGCACTCATTGCGGCCAACCGTAGCAAGGCGCAAAATGCCCAGAGCCAAGCCGTGGATGCACTTAACCAAGTGAATCAACAAATTCAACAATTGGTCTACCAAGAGCAGCAAGCCGTGGTCAAACAGCGCGAAGCGCAGGCGGCTGCACAACTCGCCATCCAGCAGGCACAGGCACAGCAACCTAGCACAGCGCAAACACCATCTAGTCAAGCCAGTCCTCAACCCAGCGGGCCCACCCCTGGAACCGCGTCGGCAACCTCAATCATGGCCCAAGCGGCCCAGGAAGCGCTTCAAATCGTCAACGCACATGACACTACGTACGTTTGGGGTGGAGCCGGAGAATGGAGCAACGGATTACAGGACTTCGATTGCTCAGGTTTGGTTATGTATATCTATGCAAAGCTTGGCGTTGACTTCCCTCACTCCGCCGCCGATCAAGCAAGTGACACCACTCCGATCAGCTACTCGCAACTTCAGCCCGGCGATCTGGTCTTCTACGACACCGAAGGGGCGACAAGCATTGACCATGTCGCCATCTACGTTGGCAACGGCCAGGTGGTGGAGGCCACCAACCCCGGACGAGCTGTGTCACTAGATCCTATCACCTGGTCTGGCACACCGGTGCAATATGGAACCATCAACAGTTAG